A portion of the Streptomyces platensis genome contains these proteins:
- a CDS encoding ketoacyl-ACP synthase III has protein sequence MTSKIKPSKGAPYARIMGVGGYRPTRVVPNEEILQHIDSSDEWIRSRSGIATRHWAGPEETVATMSVEASGKAIADAGITPEQIGAVIVSTVSHFKQTPAIATEIAHRIGAGKPAAFDISAGCAGFGYGLTLAKGLVTEGSAEYVLVLGVERLSDLTDLEDRATAFLFGDGAGAVIVGPANEPEIGPTVWGSEGDKAETIKQTLGWDVYRTTPVPGGDAPEGRPAPEEVRYPAITQEGQAVFRWAVFEMAKVAQQALDAAGVSPDDLDVFIPHQANMRIIDSMVKTLKLPESVTVARDVETTGNTSAASIPLAMERLLATGQAKSGDTALVIGFGAGLVYAATVVTLP, from the coding sequence ATGACCTCGAAGATCAAGCCCTCGAAGGGCGCCCCGTACGCGCGGATCATGGGCGTCGGCGGCTACCGCCCGACGCGTGTCGTGCCGAACGAAGAGATCCTCCAGCACATCGACTCGTCCGACGAGTGGATCCGCTCGCGGTCCGGTATCGCGACCCGCCACTGGGCGGGCCCCGAGGAGACCGTGGCGACCATGTCGGTCGAGGCGTCCGGCAAGGCCATCGCCGACGCCGGGATCACGCCCGAGCAGATCGGCGCCGTGATCGTCTCCACCGTGTCGCACTTCAAGCAGACCCCGGCGATCGCGACCGAGATCGCGCACCGTATCGGTGCCGGCAAGCCGGCCGCGTTCGACATCTCGGCGGGCTGTGCGGGCTTCGGCTACGGACTGACCCTGGCCAAGGGCCTGGTGACCGAGGGCTCGGCGGAGTATGTGCTGGTCCTCGGCGTGGAGCGGCTCTCGGACCTGACCGACCTGGAGGACCGCGCGACGGCCTTCCTCTTCGGTGACGGCGCCGGCGCGGTGATCGTCGGCCCGGCCAACGAGCCCGAGATCGGCCCGACGGTCTGGGGCTCGGAGGGCGACAAGGCCGAGACCATCAAGCAGACCCTCGGCTGGGACGTCTACCGCACCACCCCGGTCCCCGGAGGAGACGCGCCCGAGGGCCGCCCCGCTCCGGAGGAGGTCCGCTACCCCGCCATCACCCAGGAGGGCCAGGCGGTCTTCCGGTGGGCGGTGTTCGAGATGGCGAAGGTCGCCCAGCAGGCGCTGGACGCGGCCGGAGTCAGCCCGGACGACCTGGACGTCTTCATTCCGCACCAGGCCAACATGCGGATCATCGACTCGATGGTGAAGACTCTGAAGCTGCCGGAGAGCGTGACGGTCGCCCGCGATGTGGAGACCACCGGCAACACCTCGGCCGCCTCCATTCCGCTCGCCATGGAGCGGCTGTTGGCGACCGGACAGGCCAAGAGCGGCGACACCGCGCTGGTCATCGGCTTCGGGGCGGGTCTCGTCTACGCCGCGACGGTGGTTACCCTCCCCTAG
- a CDS encoding acyl carrier protein, translating into MAATQEEIVAGLAEIVNEIAGIPTEDVQVDKSFTDDLDVDSLSMVEVVVAAEERFDVKIPDDDVKNLKTVGDATEYILKHQS; encoded by the coding sequence ATGGCCGCCACTCAGGAAGAGATCGTCGCCGGTCTCGCCGAGATCGTGAACGAGATCGCCGGGATCCCCACCGAGGACGTCCAGGTGGACAAGTCCTTCACCGACGACCTGGACGTTGACTCGCTGTCCATGGTCGAGGTCGTCGTCGCCGCCGAAGAGCGCTTCGACGTGAAGATCCCGGACGACGACGTCAAGAACCTCAAGACGGTCGGCGACGCGACCGAGTACATCCTCAAGCACCAGAGCTGA
- the fabF gene encoding beta-ketoacyl-ACP synthase II, whose protein sequence is MNATNRTVVVTGIGATTPLGGDTASTWEALLAGRSGVSTLEQDWAADLPVRIAGQIAVEPTEIIPRPQARKLDRSAQFALVAAQEAWKDAGFSAKAGEDTSVNPDRLGAVIASGIGGVTTLLDQYDVLKEKGVRRVSPHTVPMLMPNSPSANVGIEFNARAGVHTPVSACASGAEAIGYAIEMIRSGRADVVVAGGTEAAIHPLPIVAFGNMMAMSKNNDDPQGASRPWDVDRNGFVLGEGAGVIILESEEHAKARGAKIYAEAVGQGISADAHHITQPEPSGNGIAAALQNLIDNTGLNPAEIVHVNAHATSTPAGDVGELRALRKAFGDDVDHMAITSTKSMTGHLLGGAGGIETVATVLALKNRIAPPTINIDQLDPEADADIVRGEPRQLPAEGTIAALNDSFGFGGHNVVLAFRSV, encoded by the coding sequence GTGAATGCGACCAATCGCACCGTGGTCGTCACCGGTATCGGCGCAACCACACCGCTGGGTGGCGACACCGCTTCGACCTGGGAGGCCCTGCTCGCCGGACGCTCCGGCGTCAGCACCCTCGAACAGGACTGGGCCGCCGATCTGCCGGTGCGTATCGCCGGGCAGATCGCCGTGGAGCCCACCGAGATCATTCCGCGTCCGCAGGCCCGCAAGCTGGACCGCTCGGCGCAGTTCGCGCTCGTCGCGGCCCAGGAGGCCTGGAAGGACGCGGGCTTCAGCGCCAAGGCGGGCGAGGACACCTCGGTCAACCCCGACCGTCTGGGCGCCGTCATCGCCTCCGGTATCGGCGGTGTGACGACCCTGCTCGACCAGTACGACGTGCTCAAGGAGAAGGGCGTACGCCGCGTCTCCCCGCACACCGTGCCGATGCTGATGCCGAACTCGCCGTCCGCGAACGTCGGTATCGAGTTCAACGCCCGCGCCGGGGTGCACACGCCGGTCTCGGCGTGCGCGTCGGGCGCCGAGGCCATCGGCTACGCGATCGAGATGATCCGCTCCGGCCGCGCCGACGTCGTCGTCGCGGGTGGCACGGAGGCCGCCATCCACCCGCTGCCGATCGTCGCGTTCGGCAACATGATGGCGATGTCCAAGAACAACGACGACCCGCAGGGCGCCTCCCGCCCCTGGGACGTCGACCGCAACGGCTTCGTGCTCGGCGAGGGCGCGGGCGTGATCATCCTGGAGTCCGAGGAGCACGCCAAGGCCCGCGGCGCCAAGATCTACGCGGAGGCCGTCGGCCAGGGCATCTCGGCCGACGCGCACCACATCACGCAGCCCGAGCCGTCCGGCAACGGCATCGCGGCGGCGCTGCAGAACCTGATCGACAACACCGGTCTCAACCCGGCGGAGATCGTGCACGTGAACGCGCACGCGACGTCGACCCCGGCCGGTGACGTCGGTGAGCTCCGGGCGCTGCGCAAGGCGTTCGGTGACGACGTCGACCACATGGCCATCACCAGCACCAAGTCGATGACCGGTCACCTCCTGGGTGGCGCGGGCGGTATCGAGACGGTGGCCACGGTCCTCGCGCTCAAGAACCGCATCGCCCCGCCGACGATCAACATCGACCAGCTCGACCCGGAGGCCGACGCCGACATCGTCCGCGGCGAGCCCCGGCAGCTGCCGGCCGAGGGCACGATCGCGGCCCTGAACGACTCGTTCGGCTTCGGCGGCCACAACGTGGTGCTGGCCTTCCGTTCGGTCTGA
- a CDS encoding NAD(P)-dependent oxidoreductase has translation MADNTSSDTLSVAVLGTGIMGAAMARNLAAAGLDVRAWNRTRARAEPLAADGVRVTGSPAEAVDGADVVLTMLLDGAAVLDALRQAAGALSPGALFLQMSTVGTDGLAPLARFADEHRLRFVDAPVLGTKVNAEKGGLTVLAAGPQDVRERAARVFDIVGSTTRWVGEDGASGAASRLKLVINSWVLTVVNGTGEALALAEGLGVDPRDFLAAVAGGALDLPYLRLKSELILADNYPASFTVSAARKDARLITEAAGEAGVRMDLVAADAERLRRAEEQGHGHKDAAAAYFASFDG, from the coding sequence ATGGCCGACAACACGTCATCCGACACTCTTTCCGTAGCGGTGCTCGGCACCGGAATCATGGGCGCGGCGATGGCCCGCAACCTCGCCGCGGCCGGTCTGGACGTCCGCGCCTGGAACCGGACGCGCGCCAGGGCCGAGCCGCTGGCCGCCGACGGTGTCCGGGTCACCGGCAGCCCCGCCGAGGCGGTGGACGGCGCCGACGTGGTCCTCACGATGCTGCTCGACGGGGCGGCCGTCCTCGACGCACTGCGGCAGGCCGCCGGCGCGCTGTCGCCCGGCGCGCTGTTTCTCCAGATGAGCACGGTCGGCACCGACGGGCTCGCCCCGCTCGCCCGGTTCGCCGACGAGCACCGCCTGCGCTTCGTCGACGCTCCCGTACTGGGCACCAAGGTGAACGCGGAGAAAGGCGGGTTGACGGTCCTGGCGGCCGGCCCGCAGGACGTACGGGAGCGCGCCGCGCGGGTCTTCGACATCGTCGGGAGCACCACCCGGTGGGTCGGCGAGGACGGTGCGAGCGGGGCCGCCAGCCGCCTCAAGCTGGTCATCAACAGCTGGGTGCTGACGGTCGTCAACGGCACCGGCGAGGCGCTGGCGCTCGCCGAGGGGCTCGGGGTGGACCCGCGCGACTTCCTCGCCGCGGTCGCCGGCGGAGCACTCGACCTGCCCTATCTGCGGCTGAAATCCGAGCTGATCCTGGCCGATAACTACCCTGCGAGCTTCACCGTGTCCGCGGCCCGCAAGGACGCCCGGCTCATCACGGAGGCCGCCGGTGAGGCCGGGGTACGGATGGATCTGGTGGCGGCGGACGCGGAACGCCTGCGCCGGGCCGAGGAACAGGGCCATGGCCACAAGGACGCCGCGGCGGCGTACTTCGCCAGCTTCGACGGCTGA
- a CDS encoding DUF3145 domain-containing protein, with the protein MTTRGVLYVHSAPRALCPHVEWAVAGVLGVRVNLDWIRQPASPGTWRAEFSWQGEAGTASKLASALRGWHLLRFEVTAEPCSTAEGERYSSTPDLGIFHAVTGIHGDILIPEDRLRAAVARSATGETELAAEVAKLLGKPWDDELEPFRYAGEGAPVRWLHQVV; encoded by the coding sequence GTGACGACACGTGGAGTTCTGTACGTCCACTCCGCTCCGCGCGCGCTGTGCCCGCACGTCGAATGGGCCGTCGCGGGCGTCCTCGGTGTGCGCGTCAACCTCGACTGGATCCGCCAGCCGGCGTCCCCGGGCACCTGGAGAGCCGAGTTCTCCTGGCAGGGCGAGGCCGGCACGGCCTCCAAGCTGGCCTCCGCGCTGCGCGGCTGGCATCTGCTGCGCTTCGAGGTGACCGCGGAACCCTGCTCCACCGCGGAGGGCGAGCGCTACAGCTCCACCCCCGATCTGGGGATCTTTCACGCCGTCACGGGCATCCACGGCGACATCCTCATCCCCGAGGACCGGCTGCGCGCCGCGGTCGCCCGCTCGGCGACCGGTGAGACCGAGCTGGCCGCTGAGGTCGCCAAGCTCCTCGGCAAACCCTGGGACGACGAACTGGAGCCCTTCCGGTACGCGGGCGAGGGCGCCCCGGTCCGCTGGCTCCACCAGGTCGTCTGA
- a CDS encoding SGNH/GDSL hydrolase family protein, whose product MTRIDRPVRPRRIRFGLRFSRTVAIGSALVIALTACSGDGSAPQSGAAGKRKAAKAPVWRTNPRSIAALGDSITVGFDACTVLSDCPQVSWATGTDPKVDSLARRLVKRPATHSWNLARTGALMRDLPDQITAAADRKPELVTVLIGANDACRRDVGSMTPAGAFRADFARSMKYLRRKLPHTQVYVAAVPDLLRLWSEGRKNPLGKQVWKLGICGSMLRDPDDLTKAAHDRRAEVRDRVMAYNTALAEVCGTDPLCRFDKSVFDYRFTGRQLSTWDWFHPGTGGQKELAELAFRTVTRPGRSS is encoded by the coding sequence ATGACGCGGATCGATCGGCCTGTTCGCCCCCGGCGCATCCGCTTCGGACTCCGCTTCTCACGCACCGTCGCCATCGGTTCCGCACTGGTGATCGCCCTCACCGCCTGTAGTGGTGACGGCTCCGCTCCGCAGTCCGGCGCCGCGGGCAAGCGGAAGGCCGCCAAGGCGCCCGTGTGGCGCACCAACCCCCGCTCGATCGCCGCCCTCGGCGACTCCATCACCGTCGGCTTCGACGCCTGCACCGTCCTCTCCGACTGCCCGCAGGTCTCCTGGGCCACCGGCACCGACCCCAAGGTCGACAGCCTCGCCCGACGACTGGTCAAACGCCCCGCCACACACAGCTGGAACCTCGCCCGGACCGGTGCGCTGATGAGGGATCTGCCGGACCAGATCACCGCGGCCGCCGACCGGAAGCCCGAGCTGGTCACGGTCCTGATCGGCGCCAACGACGCCTGCCGGCGCGACGTGGGCTCGATGACCCCGGCGGGTGCCTTCCGCGCCGACTTCGCGCGGTCCATGAAGTACCTGCGGCGCAAGCTGCCGCACACCCAGGTGTACGTCGCGGCGGTGCCGGATCTGCTGCGGCTGTGGTCGGAAGGGCGCAAGAACCCGCTCGGCAAGCAGGTGTGGAAGCTCGGCATCTGCGGGTCGATGCTGCGCGATCCGGACGATCTGACCAAGGCGGCGCACGACCGGCGGGCGGAGGTCCGGGACCGGGTGATGGCGTACAACACGGCGCTGGCGGAGGTGTGCGGCACCGACCCGCTGTGCCGGTTCGACAAGTCGGTCTTCGACTACCGCTTCACGGGGCGGCAGTTGAGCACCTGGGACTGGTTCCACCCCGGCACCGGCGGCCAGAAGGAGCTGGCGGAGCTGGCGTTCCGCACGGTCACCCGGCCCGGCCGCAGCAGCTGA
- a CDS encoding aldose epimerase family protein: protein MKTQVSREAFGVLEDGTPVDRWTLESGPGGVRVRVLTYGGIIQTVDAPDRNGARGQLALGFADLASYVAHGGSHFGALVGRYANRIARASFRLDGRTWELTPNNGPHSLHGGPRNFSRVVWDARPVDGGVRLHRVSPDGEEGFPGALDVSVTYTLSPGGALRIVSSARTAAPTVVSLTNHTYLNLGGDGSGSAGGHELRLAASRYTPCDAGGIPLPGAPAEVAGTRFDFRTARAVGGAFDHNFALDGGVCHTPRTVAELYDPRSGRALTLATTEPGLQLYTAGHLDGTLTGTSGVPYGPAAGLALETQHFPDSPNRPDYPSTVLRPGETYRSETVYGFSVRPRTAGNP, encoded by the coding sequence ATGAAGACGCAGGTCAGCAGGGAAGCCTTCGGCGTGCTGGAGGACGGTACGCCCGTCGACCGCTGGACCCTGGAGTCGGGGCCCGGCGGGGTGCGGGTCCGGGTCCTGACCTACGGCGGAATCATCCAAACGGTGGACGCCCCGGACCGGAACGGGGCGCGGGGGCAGCTGGCGCTGGGCTTCGCCGACCTCGCCTCGTACGTCGCGCACGGCGGGTCGCACTTCGGCGCGCTGGTCGGACGGTATGCGAACCGGATCGCCAGGGCCTCGTTCCGACTCGACGGCCGGACCTGGGAACTGACGCCGAACAACGGGCCCCACAGCCTGCACGGCGGGCCGCGGAACTTCTCCCGGGTGGTGTGGGACGCCCGGCCCGTCGACGGCGGGGTGCGGCTGCACCGGGTCTCCCCGGACGGCGAGGAGGGCTTCCCGGGCGCCCTGGACGTCAGCGTGACCTACACCCTCTCCCCCGGTGGCGCACTGCGCATCGTTTCGTCCGCGCGGACCGCCGCGCCGACCGTCGTCAGCCTCACCAACCACACGTACCTCAATCTGGGTGGGGACGGCAGCGGCAGCGCCGGCGGGCACGAGCTGCGGCTGGCGGCTTCCCGGTACACACCGTGCGACGCCGGCGGCATTCCGCTGCCCGGCGCACCCGCCGAAGTCGCCGGCACCCGCTTCGACTTCCGGACGGCGCGCGCGGTGGGCGGTGCCTTCGACCACAACTTCGCGCTGGACGGCGGGGTGTGCCACACACCGCGCACCGTGGCGGAGTTGTACGACCCGCGCTCCGGCCGGGCCCTGACGCTGGCCACCACCGAGCCCGGCCTCCAGCTCTACACCGCCGGTCATCTCGACGGCACCCTGACCGGCACGTCGGGCGTCCCCTACGGTCCGGCGGCCGGACTGGCCCTGGAAACCCAGCACTTCCCGGACTCCCCGAACCGCCCGGACTACCCCAGCACGGTGCTGCGGCCCGGCGAGACCTATCGCTCGGAGACCGTCTACGGCTTCTCGGTGCGGCCGCGGACTGCGGGAAACCCTTAA
- a CDS encoding DUF4097 family beta strand repeat-containing protein, protein MARLRTSSLVLSCAALGVLMTGCSLGFGPDKEAERTYTVPGKITALSATTHGGNIEVVPVDAGGQVKVTEKYVYNEQKPSPSHEVKDGRLTLEAEDCGMGRRCQVAYRVLLPRDASVDLRTSGGDITVRGATGGIAAETSGGDITVKDSAARTAKARTSGGDVDLALSTAPDEVSGRTSGGNVTIRLPKGSYAVEATTSGGNSKVSVPTDKSSAHKVTARTSGGDVSVVPS, encoded by the coding sequence ATGGCCCGCCTGCGTACCTCTTCTCTCGTACTGTCCTGTGCCGCGTTGGGCGTGCTGATGACCGGCTGCTCCCTGGGATTCGGCCCGGACAAGGAAGCAGAGCGTACGTACACCGTGCCCGGCAAGATCACCGCGCTGTCGGCAACGACGCACGGCGGGAACATCGAGGTCGTCCCGGTCGACGCCGGCGGCCAGGTGAAGGTGACGGAGAAATATGTCTACAACGAGCAGAAGCCGAGCCCCTCGCATGAGGTCAAGGACGGCCGGCTGACGCTGGAGGCCGAGGACTGCGGCATGGGGCGCCGGTGCCAGGTGGCCTACCGGGTGCTGCTGCCGCGCGATGCCTCGGTGGATCTGCGGACCAGTGGCGGGGACATCACGGTCCGCGGCGCCACCGGCGGCATCGCCGCGGAGACCAGCGGCGGCGACATCACCGTCAAGGACTCCGCGGCCCGCACCGCGAAGGCGCGGACCAGCGGCGGCGATGTGGATCTCGCGCTGTCCACGGCGCCCGACGAGGTGTCGGGCCGCACCAGCGGAGGCAATGTCACCATCCGGCTGCCCAAGGGCTCCTACGCCGTGGAGGCCACGACCAGCGGCGGCAACAGCAAGGTCTCCGTCCCGACGGACAAGAGCTCCGCGCACAAGGTCACGGCCCGGACGAGCGGCGGTGATGTGTCGGTGGTGCCGTCATGA
- a CDS encoding beta-glucosidase family protein: MTDHHPHGPAADAAHHHARDRAHEHAAAVERALAALDLDTKARLLSGQDMWTLPAVPAIGLRSLVMSDGPVGVRGQDWSPEDPSVVLPSPTALAATWDPELARRTGHLLAQEARRKGVHVLLAPTVNLHRSPLGGRHFECYAEDPLLTGEIGAGYVRGVQEGGVGTTVKHFVGNDAETDRLTVDNRIAPRPLRELYLAPFEHIVENARPWGVMTAYNQVNGSTMTEHRALVQDVLRGAWGFDGCTVSDWTAARDTVRALRGGLDVAMPGPRTVYGARLAEAVRGGAVAESEVDEAVRRVLLLAARTGCLDGVPAAVDPAAVPRGIDGRAVAREVARRGCVLLRNEPVAGARRALPLDAAAVRRVAVIGAAAREARVLGGGSATVFPDAVVSPLEGLRAALPDDVELTFAAGADPRSRVPHAREGFTLRARYLAADGRLLAENAQRDGKVQVMGRFPEGVTRQNLSAVELTGSFTPRHTGRHTLAVSGTGELRLTVGGTVLFDGHCAPEGGDPFEEFLNPVERRVTAQLTADECVDVTLRYVPDHPGGSGEGPATLHFLLGHRAPQADADTEITEAVRAAADADVAIVVVATTEETESEGFDRGDLRLPGRQDELVCRVAAANPHTVVVVNSGSPVELPWREEVPAVLLSWFPGQEAGAALADVLLGAHEPGGRLPTTWPARLDDAPVTTVTPTGGQLHYAEGVFVGYRAWQRSAVAPAYPFGHGLGYTDWEYESLDTTPDSVRVRVRNAGDRPGREVVQIYLAPTEDAAPDAPERPARWLAGFAVVEAGPGESTEAEIPLPDRAFAVWDAEGGDWQRVKGVYLVEAARSIGDRRLTAEVTVG; the protein is encoded by the coding sequence ATGACCGACCACCATCCTCATGGCCCCGCCGCAGACGCCGCCCACCATCATGCCCGGGACCGCGCGCACGAGCACGCCGCCGCCGTCGAGCGGGCACTCGCCGCGCTCGACCTCGACACCAAGGCCCGGCTGCTGTCCGGCCAGGACATGTGGACGCTGCCGGCCGTGCCCGCGATCGGACTCCGGTCGCTGGTGATGTCGGACGGGCCGGTCGGGGTGCGGGGCCAGGACTGGAGCCCCGAGGACCCCTCGGTGGTGCTGCCCAGCCCCACGGCGCTGGCCGCCACCTGGGACCCCGAGCTGGCCCGCCGGACCGGTCACCTGCTCGCCCAGGAAGCCCGCCGCAAGGGCGTGCACGTCCTGCTGGCGCCGACCGTCAATCTGCACCGCTCACCGCTGGGCGGCCGGCACTTCGAGTGCTATGCGGAAGACCCGCTGCTCACCGGCGAGATCGGGGCCGGATATGTCCGTGGGGTGCAGGAGGGCGGCGTCGGTACGACCGTCAAGCACTTCGTGGGCAACGACGCCGAGACCGACCGGCTCACCGTCGACAACCGCATCGCCCCGCGCCCGCTGCGCGAGCTCTATCTCGCGCCCTTCGAGCACATCGTCGAAAACGCCCGTCCCTGGGGCGTGATGACCGCCTACAACCAGGTCAACGGCTCGACGATGACCGAACACCGGGCTCTGGTCCAGGACGTGCTCCGCGGGGCATGGGGTTTCGACGGCTGCACCGTCTCCGACTGGACGGCGGCCCGCGACACCGTGCGCGCCCTGCGCGGCGGCCTGGACGTGGCGATGCCGGGGCCCCGGACGGTCTACGGCGCGCGGCTCGCCGAGGCCGTCCGCGGCGGTGCGGTGGCCGAGTCGGAGGTGGACGAGGCGGTGCGCCGGGTGCTGCTGCTCGCCGCCCGCACGGGCTGTCTGGACGGGGTGCCGGCCGCGGTCGACCCGGCCGCTGTCCCGCGGGGGATCGACGGCCGGGCGGTGGCCCGTGAGGTCGCCCGGCGGGGGTGTGTCCTGCTGCGCAACGAGCCGGTGGCCGGCGCGCGGCGGGCGCTGCCGCTCGATGCCGCCGCGGTCCGCCGGGTCGCCGTCATCGGGGCGGCCGCGCGCGAGGCCCGGGTGCTCGGCGGCGGGTCCGCGACCGTCTTTCCCGACGCGGTGGTCTCCCCGCTGGAGGGGCTGCGCGCCGCACTGCCCGACGATGTCGAGCTCACCTTCGCGGCCGGCGCCGATCCGCGCTCCCGCGTCCCGCACGCCCGCGAGGGCTTCACCCTGCGCGCCCGCTACCTGGCCGCGGACGGCCGGCTGCTCGCCGAGAACGCGCAGCGCGACGGCAAGGTGCAGGTGATGGGCCGCTTCCCCGAGGGCGTCACCCGGCAGAACCTGAGCGCCGTCGAACTGACCGGCAGCTTCACCCCGCGGCACACCGGCCGGCACACCCTCGCCGTCTCCGGCACCGGTGAGCTGCGGCTGACCGTCGGTGGCACGGTGCTCTTCGACGGCCACTGCGCACCGGAGGGCGGCGACCCCTTCGAGGAGTTCCTCAACCCCGTCGAGCGGCGGGTGACCGCGCAGCTGACGGCGGACGAGTGTGTCGACGTCACGCTGCGGTACGTGCCGGACCATCCGGGCGGCTCCGGGGAGGGGCCGGCCACGCTGCACTTCCTGCTCGGCCACCGGGCGCCGCAGGCCGACGCGGACACGGAGATCACCGAGGCGGTCCGCGCGGCGGCCGACGCCGATGTGGCGATCGTCGTCGTCGCCACCACCGAGGAGACCGAGTCCGAGGGCTTCGACCGCGGCGATCTGCGGCTGCCGGGCCGCCAGGACGAGCTGGTCTGCCGGGTCGCCGCCGCCAACCCGCACACCGTGGTGGTCGTCAACTCCGGCTCCCCGGTGGAGCTTCCGTGGCGCGAGGAGGTCCCCGCCGTGCTGCTGAGCTGGTTCCCCGGGCAGGAGGCCGGGGCGGCGCTGGCGGACGTCCTGCTCGGCGCCCATGAGCCGGGCGGCCGGCTGCCCACCACCTGGCCGGCCCGCCTCGACGACGCCCCGGTCACCACCGTCACCCCGACCGGCGGCCAACTCCACTACGCCGAGGGCGTGTTCGTCGGCTACCGGGCCTGGCAGCGGTCCGCCGTCGCGCCCGCCTACCCCTTCGGACACGGCCTCGGCTACACCGACTGGGAGTACGAGTCGCTGGACACCACCCCGGACTCGGTACGGGTGCGCGTCCGCAACGCGGGCGACCGGCCCGGCCGCGAGGTCGTCCAGATCTATCTGGCGCCCACCGAGGACGCCGCCCCCGACGCTCCGGAGCGCCCGGCGCGCTGGCTGGCCGGCTTCGCCGTCGTCGAGGCCGGTCCCGGGGAGAGCACCGAGGCCGAGATCCCGCTGCCGGACCGGGCGTTCGCGGTCTGGGACGCGGAGGGCGGCGACTGGCAGCGGGTCAAGGGCGTCTATCTCGTCGAGGCGGCGCGCAGCATCGGCGACCGCAGGCTGACGGCGGAGGTCACCGTCGGCTGA
- a CDS encoding TetR/AcrR family transcriptional regulator, whose translation MSARDQDRARGGGPGARRAGGGRETQRAERRAAILEAAMELIAERGYRRTSLAAVAERAGLTQQGLLHHFPTKELLLVGVLETRDRWDLASAAAAAGTRHTDTLAQLVDYNATRPGLVRTYTVLAADSVTEDHPAREFFETRFRVVRTAMAEVLRTECGDTLPGGLTPERAAPLLAAVMDGLQLQWLLDPEAVEMPAAFRDFLALLGCGPGGAGGAAEGPGGEPGEGPGEGSGNGPGEG comes from the coding sequence GTGAGTGCACGAGACCAGGACAGAGCCCGCGGCGGCGGGCCGGGCGCGCGGCGGGCCGGCGGCGGGCGCGAGACCCAGCGCGCGGAGCGGCGCGCGGCCATCCTGGAGGCCGCCATGGAGCTGATCGCCGAGCGCGGCTACCGCCGTACCTCGCTCGCCGCCGTCGCCGAACGCGCCGGACTGACCCAGCAGGGCCTGCTGCACCACTTCCCCACCAAGGAACTGCTGCTGGTGGGGGTGCTGGAGACCCGCGACCGCTGGGATCTGGCCTCGGCCGCCGCGGCGGCCGGCACCCGGCACACCGACACCCTCGCCCAGCTGGTCGACTACAACGCCACCCGCCCCGGCCTCGTCCGGACCTACACGGTGCTGGCCGCCGACAGCGTCACCGAGGACCACCCCGCGCGCGAGTTCTTCGAGACCCGCTTCCGTGTCGTCCGCACCGCGATGGCCGAGGTGCTGCGGACGGAATGCGGCGACACCCTGCCCGGCGGTCTGACCCCGGAGCGGGCGGCTCCGCTGCTGGCCGCCGTGATGGACGGGCTCCAGTTGCAGTGGCTGCTGGACCCGGAGGCCGTGGAGATGCCGGCGGCCTTCCGGGACTTCCTGGCGCTGCTCGGGTGCGGGCCGGGAGGGGCCGGCGGGGCCGCGGAGGGGCCGGGCGGAGAGCCCGGGGAGGGGCCGGGCGAGGGTTCGGGCAACGGGCCGGGCGAGGGCTGA